Proteins from a single region of Corylus avellana chromosome ca11, CavTom2PMs-1.0:
- the LOC132165064 gene encoding zinc finger BED domain-containing protein RICESLEEPER 2-like, translating into MENTFQLNAFNDVDLGDDSLTADPTPGSGVSASTECALDEHVNLVSPVVVESGDGVDGARARAWVGAGAAGEGVSVAFQRKERQKTSKVWNDFSSIEINGVKKSQCNWCKRLFFVRKSSTTSTLSRHLTACVKFVELNSLKKQKTLSFEPSDGNDGLGTLTNFTFNEKKVRELAAHMVLCSYYQFVGASRAFRKGDIIDSVRQGIKYIVASERRLNVFSDIAKRLDLGCNKLILDVPTRWNSTYLMLKTAIRFKEVFPRYHRVEHAFLWVISPEQWDKVENVNKVLAVFNDVTNVVSGSDYPTSNLFLREVWRMKEIVDIKAVDRNEYIRLMAAKMSDKFDKYWGESNMVMTLAAVLDPRYKMKLIRFCCPIIYPLDVRGDNIKAVLNTLKELFEVYVAAHNASIIQQQAAPEVSAATTTVASVTEVVSGGRSRFRQHVRSNDVIRPIKTDLDVYLEEDVFIFDSENGEDSDAKFDALGW; encoded by the exons ATGGAGAATACATTTCAACTCAATGCATTCAATGATGTTGATTTGGGTGATGATTCACTTACTGCTGACCCTACTCCTGGATCTGGTGTGTCTGCTAGTACTGAATGCGCACTAGATGAACATGTTAATCTGGTTTCTCCTGTTGTTGTTGAATCTGGGGATGGGGTGGATGGGGCTAGGGCTAGGGCTTGGGTTGGGGCTGGGGCTGCGGGTGAAGGTGTGTCAGTTGCCTTTCAAAGGAAGGAAAGGCAAAAGACTTCCAAAGTTTGGAATGACTTTTCTTCTATTGAAATAAATGGTGTAAAAAAATCCCAGTGTAATTGGTGTAAGAGGTTGTTTTTTGTAAGGAAATCTAGTACTACCTCCACCCTTAGTAGGCATTTAACTGCTTGTGTGAAGTTTGTGGAGTTGAATAGCCTTAAGAAGCAAAAGACTTTGTCATTTGAACCTAGTGATGGCAATGATGGTTTAGGGACCTTGACAAACTTTACTTTCAATGAGAAGAAAGTTAGAGAACTTGCTGCCCATATG GTGCTGTGCTCATATTACCAATTTGTTGGTGCAAGCAGGGCTTTCAGAAAAGGGGACATAATAGATTCTGTTAGGCAGGGGATTAAGTATATAGTGGCTTCTGAGAGGCGGTTGAATGTATTTAGTGATATAGCAAAGCGGTTGGACTTGGGTTGTAATAAACTTATTTTAGATGTTCCTACTCGATGGAATAGCACCTACTTGATGTTGAAAACTGCAATTAGGTTCAAGGAAGTGTTTCCTAGATACCATAGAGTAGAGCATGCTTTTCTGTGGGTGATAAGTCCTGAACAGTGGGATAAGGTTGAGAATGTGAACAAAGTTTTAGCTGTTTTCAATGATGTGACCAATGTTGTCTCTGGCAGTGACTACCCTACATCCAATCTGTTTCTACGTGAGGTGtggagaatgaaagaaattgtgGATATTAAGGCTGTAGATAggaatgaatatataagattaatgGCAGCTAAGATGAGtgataaatttgataagtattggggtgaATCTAATATGGTGATGACCTTAGCTGCTGTGTTGGATCCTagatacaaaatgaagttgattAGGTTCTGTTGTCCTATCATTTATCCACTTGATGTTCGTGGTGATAACATAAAGGCCGTGCTGAATACTTTAAAAGAATTGTTTGAGGTTTATGTTGCTGCCCATAATGCATCTATCATTCAACAACAAGCAGCTCCTGAAGTCAGTGCTGCTACTACTACAGTTGCCTCTGTTACAGAGGTAGTTTCTGGTGGTAGATCACGGTTTAGGCAACATGTTAGAAGCAATGACGTCATCCGGCCCATAAAAACTGATTTGGATGTTTATCTTGAAGAAGATGTATTCATTTTTGATAGTGAGAATGGTGAAGATAGTGATGCAAAATTTGACGCTTTGGGATGGTGA
- the LOC132165065 gene encoding zinc finger BED domain-containing protein RICESLEEPER 2-like encodes MNGLLEGDEKDCMRTFNSSTTMGDVLCSYYQFVGVSRAFRKGDIIDSVRQGIKYIVASERRLNVFSDIAKRLDLGCNKLILDVPTRWNSTYLMLKTAIRFKEVFPRYHRVEQAFLWVISPEQWDKVENVNKVLAVFNDVTNVVSVSDYPTSNLFLPEVCRMKEIVDIKAVDRNEYIRLMAAKMSDKFDKYWGESNMVMTLAAVLDPRYKMKLIRFCFPIIYPLDVRGDNIKAVLNTLKELFEVYVAAHNASIIQQQAAAEVSAATTTVASVTEVVSGGRSRFRQHVRSNDIIRPIKTDLDVYLEEDVFIFDSENGEDSDAKFDALGW; translated from the coding sequence GTGCTGTGCTCATATTACCAATTTGTTGGTGTAAGCAGGGCTTTCAGAAAAGGGGACATAATAGATTCTGTTAGGCAGGGGATTAAGTATATAGTGGCTTCTGAGAGGCGGTTGAATGTATTTAGTGATATAGCAAAGCGGTTGGACTTGGGTTGTAATAAACTTATTTTAGATGTTCCTACTCGATGGAATAGCACCTACTTGATGTTGAAAACTGCAATTAGGTTCAAGGAAGTGTTTCCTAGATACCATAGAGTAGAGCAGGCTTTTCTGTGGGTGATAAGTCCTGAACAGTGGGATAAGGTTGAGAATGTGAACAAAGTTTTAGCTGTTTTCAATGATGTGACCAATGTTGTCTCTGTCAGTGACTACCCTACATCCAATCTGTTTCTACCTGAGGTGTGtagaatgaaagaaattgtgGATATTAAGGCTGTAGATAggaatgaatatataagattaatgGCAGCTAAGATGAGtgataaatttgataagtattggggtgaATCTAATATGGTGATGACCTTAGCTGCTGTGTTGGATCCTagatacaaaatgaagttgattAGGTTCTGTTTTCCTATCATTTATCCACTTGATGTTCGTGGTGATAACATAAAGGCCGTGCTGAATACTTTAAAAGAATTGTTTGAGGTTTATGTTGCTGCCCATAATGCATCTATCATTCAACAACAAGCAGCTGCTGAAGTCAGTGCTGCTACTACTACAGTTGCCTCTGTTACAGAGGTAGTTTCTGGTGGTAGATCACGGTTTAGGCAACATGTTAGAAGCAATGACATCATCCGGCCCATAAAAACTGATTTGGATGTTTATCTTGAAGAAGATGTATTCATTTTTGATAGTGAGAATGGTGAAGATAGTGATGCAAAATTTGACGCTTTGGGATGGTGA